A region of Micromonospora chokoriensis DNA encodes the following proteins:
- a CDS encoding ATP-dependent nuclease, protein MYLAELELSGFRAFTKARIPLRRGVTVLLGENSAGKSGGMDALRLVTDPLDGRRSLWADPDDVCRTGEHAGFTLRMKLRGTVAELAPYSDAFTSSAAISGEAEACYALTYEPPGAAETRGRTSWTAGSGAVADDPDPGARNRLRHVYLPPLRDAIRELGSAGTSRIRAIIARLLDDETFVDERGDRHDRERFQTAVGDQLRTIEANPVLQRAAQMVNEPLAELTSGAHEQVTDLGYGRADLASLVKGLRIRMADAGVVPRELAESGMGYANLAYIATVLTHLHAAAQADLTLLLLEEPEAHLHPQLQAVLLDYLSRTAHNSQQAPGNGWLGRIQVVVTTHAPLLAAHTDVADVVVLQRRPVSPGESRPVDPFAKSMPVRFTASAVAVAELGLPPSDEARVNRYLDATRSSMLFGPRTILVEGIAEAILLPAMARKLFNGRDWTRFVGSTIIAIDGVDFAPYLRMLLTMTPSGRIAERVVVLTDTDPGKRHDPLGKLHRLIASLNATEVASVFAAPSTLEPELLGAGNAGFWPAWAAQRPTAGPKVKAKIDAAADADERARILIAAMKNTKLRKGDFAQDFLDHTVRGNHPLQVPPYIQEALTWLVATPS, encoded by the coding sequence ATGTACCTCGCAGAGTTGGAGCTGTCCGGATTCCGTGCGTTTACCAAGGCCCGAATTCCATTACGACGCGGTGTGACCGTGTTGCTGGGGGAGAACAGCGCGGGAAAGTCGGGCGGTATGGACGCCCTGCGGCTTGTGACGGATCCACTTGATGGCCGGCGTTCGCTGTGGGCTGACCCTGACGATGTGTGCCGTACCGGGGAACATGCTGGCTTCACACTCCGCATGAAGCTGCGCGGCACCGTGGCGGAACTCGCCCCCTACAGTGACGCATTCACGTCATCGGCGGCCATTTCTGGTGAGGCCGAGGCGTGCTACGCCCTCACCTACGAGCCGCCCGGTGCCGCGGAGACGCGGGGCAGGACGAGCTGGACGGCCGGCAGCGGCGCGGTGGCCGACGACCCTGATCCCGGCGCGCGGAACAGGCTACGTCACGTCTACCTGCCACCGTTGCGCGACGCCATCCGCGAACTGGGATCGGCCGGCACCTCCCGAATCCGGGCGATCATAGCCCGCCTGCTAGACGACGAAACCTTCGTCGATGAGCGCGGGGATCGCCATGATCGTGAACGTTTCCAGACCGCGGTTGGCGACCAATTGCGCACCATCGAGGCCAATCCGGTCCTTCAGCGGGCAGCGCAGATGGTTAATGAACCCCTCGCTGAGCTCACCAGTGGCGCCCATGAGCAGGTCACCGATCTTGGCTACGGGCGGGCGGACCTCGCCAGTCTGGTGAAGGGGCTGCGGATACGCATGGCGGACGCCGGGGTGGTGCCTCGTGAGCTCGCCGAGTCCGGGATGGGCTACGCGAACCTCGCCTACATCGCCACCGTCCTGACCCACCTGCATGCGGCGGCCCAGGCGGACCTGACGCTGCTGCTTCTCGAAGAACCAGAGGCACACCTGCATCCACAGCTGCAGGCGGTCCTGCTGGACTACCTCTCCCGTACCGCACATAACTCTCAGCAGGCGCCTGGCAACGGTTGGCTGGGGCGCATCCAGGTGGTGGTCACCACCCACGCGCCGCTCTTGGCGGCACACACCGACGTGGCCGACGTCGTGGTGCTGCAACGGCGCCCGGTCAGCCCAGGCGAGTCCCGCCCCGTCGACCCCTTTGCGAAGAGCATGCCGGTCAGGTTCACCGCATCGGCGGTCGCCGTCGCCGAACTCGGCCTGCCGCCCAGCGACGAAGCGCGCGTGAACCGCTACCTCGACGCCACCCGCAGCAGCATGCTGTTCGGCCCCCGCACCATCCTGGTCGAAGGGATCGCCGAGGCCATTCTGCTACCCGCGATGGCGAGGAAACTGTTCAACGGACGAGATTGGACGCGCTTCGTCGGCTCCACCATCATCGCGATCGACGGTGTCGACTTCGCCCCCTACCTGCGGATGCTGCTCACTATGACACCGTCGGGCCGCATCGCCGAGCGCGTGGTCGTGCTCACCGACACTGACCCTGGCAAGCGCCATGACCCCCTCGGAAAGCTCCACCGCCTGATCGCAAGCCTCAACGCGACCGAGGTCGCCAGCGTCTTCGCCGCGCCCAGCACGTTGGAACCGGAACTTCTGGGAGCGGGCAACGCTGGTTTCTGGCCCGCCTGGGCCGCGCAGCGCCCGACAGCCGGCCCGAAGGTCAAAGCCAAGATCGACGCTGCTGCCGACGCCGACGAACGAGCCCGCATCCTGATCGCCGCCATGAAGAACACCAAGCTGCGCAAAGGCGACTTCGCGCAGGATTTCCTCGACCACACCGTGCGCGGCAACCACCCGCTGCAGGTGCCGCCCTACATCCAGGAGGCGCTGACATGGCTGGTGGCAACACCGTCATGA
- a CDS encoding UvrD-helicase domain-containing protein, with translation MAGGNTVMTASATAIADDLHQRRASAIAQQDTVVATAAPRAVLACPGAGKTRTIVERHCTTPRNQPTGRAITSFTKVAAAQIRARAHELNRPDLLQHPNAIMTLDGFFWRFLVRPFLPPPDTTNQRPFRRLESWRDAPRQLRQIEYWTEKNRQQFDLADFQFRYPGGNSAPIATLTGAPRFEGGRRHLSDDQIAAVCRLAEQRRTELANTHRLFTGEEVRRQAGVNLATRKEILAHTLPTRFTELIIDEAQDCSDIDVDIVRGIQLLGLPTLIIGDPDQAIYGFRNQGPPAITRLLNHAETIELTGNWRSSTTICQLAATMRTDPQRQVPDIALAEHHDSDLPVHLIALDKGKELAAFDTIATNADIAPADRLILAHGAATLPGLGGRARRPPSSPVESLIWAVGVLRQPPSDQRTRALAEQTLQATLVRYWMPDADSTAANDRHAVYGIDPHHLRRLAATALHELPELSLPAADWCTAARRTFDTLSPAPGRTTPAGIAITSPRGKGTKTASAIAKIPVTPRGLPATRADTVHQVKGEEAEAVLMLVPDEDRTTRMLTLWIEGIARTAPADSTSPDTAEALRVLYVAVTRARRLVALALPPVHIPEVARYLTSRNVPVVVTASD, from the coding sequence ATGGCTGGTGGCAACACCGTCATGACCGCATCGGCCACCGCCATCGCGGACGACCTGCACCAGCGTCGCGCGTCAGCTATCGCCCAACAGGACACCGTCGTGGCCACTGCCGCACCCCGCGCGGTCCTCGCCTGCCCGGGCGCCGGCAAGACCCGCACCATCGTGGAACGACACTGCACCACCCCCCGCAACCAACCGACAGGCCGAGCCATCACCTCCTTCACCAAGGTGGCGGCAGCGCAGATCCGTGCCCGCGCCCACGAACTCAACCGTCCCGACCTGCTGCAACACCCGAACGCCATCATGACTCTGGACGGGTTCTTCTGGCGATTCCTCGTCCGCCCCTTCCTACCCCCACCCGACACCACCAACCAACGCCCGTTCCGACGGCTCGAAAGCTGGCGAGACGCACCCCGGCAACTGCGACAGATCGAATACTGGACCGAGAAGAACCGCCAGCAATTCGACCTCGCCGACTTCCAGTTCCGCTATCCCGGCGGAAACTCAGCACCGATCGCAACCCTGACCGGTGCCCCCCGCTTCGAAGGCGGGCGCCGACACCTCAGCGACGACCAAATCGCCGCCGTCTGTCGATTAGCCGAGCAGCGGCGCACCGAACTAGCCAACACCCACCGGCTCTTCACCGGCGAGGAGGTCCGCCGCCAAGCCGGCGTCAACCTCGCAACGCGGAAAGAAATACTGGCGCACACCCTCCCCACCCGGTTCACCGAGCTGATCATCGACGAGGCCCAGGACTGCTCCGACATCGACGTCGACATCGTTCGGGGCATCCAACTACTCGGACTGCCCACCCTCATCATCGGCGACCCAGACCAAGCCATCTACGGCTTCCGCAACCAGGGCCCGCCCGCGATCACCCGACTACTCAACCACGCCGAAACCATCGAGCTAACCGGCAACTGGCGCTCATCAACCACCATCTGCCAACTCGCCGCAACCATGCGCACCGACCCACAGAGACAGGTGCCTGACATCGCACTGGCCGAGCACCACGACAGCGACCTGCCGGTCCACCTCATCGCGCTCGACAAGGGCAAAGAGCTAGCAGCCTTCGACACCATCGCGACCAACGCCGACATCGCCCCAGCCGACCGGCTCATCCTTGCCCACGGTGCGGCGACCCTGCCCGGGCTCGGCGGTCGTGCTCGACGACCACCATCCAGCCCAGTCGAATCACTCATCTGGGCCGTCGGCGTTCTGCGTCAACCACCCTCAGACCAACGCACCCGAGCCCTCGCCGAGCAGACCCTCCAAGCCACCCTCGTGCGGTACTGGATGCCCGACGCCGACAGCACCGCAGCAAACGACCGGCACGCTGTCTATGGCATCGACCCACACCACCTCCGTCGCCTGGCCGCCACCGCACTACACGAACTGCCCGAGCTGTCCCTGCCCGCCGCTGACTGGTGCACAGCAGCCCGCCGCACCTTCGACACGCTGTCGCCGGCTCCTGGACGAACGACGCCCGCCGGCATCGCCATCACCTCCCCCAGAGGCAAAGGCACCAAGACCGCGAGCGCAATCGCCAAAATTCCTGTGACCCCCCGCGGTCTTCCTGCAACACGGGCCGATACCGTGCACCAGGTCAAGGGCGAGGAGGCTGAGGCCGTCCTCATGCTGGTGCCCGACGAGGACCGGACCACCCGGATGCTCACACTGTGGATCGAGGGCATCGCGCGAACAGCGCCGGCCGACAGCACTTCACCTGACACGGCAGAAGCGTTGCGGGTCCTCTATGTCGCCGTCACCCGCGCTCGACGGCTTGTTGCGCTCGCACTTCCCCCTGTCCACATTCCGGAGGTCGCCCGATACCTGACGAGCCGCAACGTGCCCGTCGTCGTGACCGCGTCAGACTGA